A window from Pangasianodon hypophthalmus isolate fPanHyp1 chromosome 4, fPanHyp1.pri, whole genome shotgun sequence encodes these proteins:
- the kdm6ba gene encoding lysine-specific demethylase 6B isoform X3 — MPPIPDLWEQSQQQQQQPPRGPYSHPGQLKRPAPPLGEHSVIQHTPLSLNRPNEDCPSPSKRKRSSDSDQRMIGTHQYSGSVGTSLPLLQQPQSHYPPLQKGATTWTPVECKTDHNEFQDLCKQDIGDCSYKQFPSSKPSPISPPPITSTRGYEQGRGPPPQPLKPSQSTQSLGSSSHNVRLHQTFPFPDSKPSAQTPGEHQVIPTHKVHPSGMRSTGSHAPMPHPSSSLADRERPVPTPAHHTAVPYSHPKFQPHPRLVSTTSPSSNSGTQAAAPQCNPHKPWRNQIKHDNQASELGPYRRSVDSQVSSSSLQQQQSRTGQNQDEGTSQARAPVITSTMPSLEPSGPPCSVGLYSSVDTVPTMSSVNPTNGSAVSTVKSWETADPSALVSNPSPTPSAQGLPHQEYQRAQSGTTSHPNHQQKAKIQHQEHYLPHQGQDRPHYTPKVSSAPSSLSSGFQRSGNSVITSKSTDNLLQAASSPLHHTQPAVSITVNTAPQQQSDSLHHELPHQAAPVLSQVPPAQTYQRPCHQPTISSPQSIEEALEKLDAELQDHMRAEERRKEQEEEERKHNRESNKVRNKKLNEESATENLESLLKNNATDPPPPCLSPAITPSTVSPPTQTSPPFPWLSRGGVPTRQLATGANPVERSRPPPLTPQTDYAREKQRQREQWNASVTPTSQNTSGIPTSIYSSKPVPTDSSNKTIQTTSCSSKVSTMQKSSHNIKAVGSVSNPPNLREPPKLYQAFPRDTLPSSSPKDTSQANLHKQVSGGLGSLGSTASSSSGDSDSAQFEEEPSELLPDGLANIMKMLDESIKKEEELYSGQSGGQPDPELPFSLTMAPIKSYSFAPDLMPALKQPSTDDYSTDTHASPPVLSRQGSLASPCSRTSSLEEEEDTLKIIQKSDSTVSTQSQDSGGITGSSYRHSDLAKLYGLSEGVKSECEEEEEEEAEQEDDTPSCSPPPMRPHLHQTGVNSMFKNLASVLERQKYAYRGGPFGRPPPSALVGVKYSSSLSLGPDICRQQSTSPTSGSTNHPDFSHQAQPSMNSTSEQTYSLSPSGSTPERKGDVIVCQSDLSGCEEEDGLRKGLMDEEDPSIVKDSTEVERKPKLTTISESSLAELGRSCEVMLNRHNLPSMASSDHNKKQMLNIPEKDRKRERDCNQEKKHKRSSSSRKHEERKEKKKKHREKQENMSLSSSSSSSRRHKEGKPHKERRGHIDSQKKELWEKEREGEKKKKKEEGGEKEEWVCRNKEKSFKAGSSLLDHTSSSPALGSADFQKLKALTDGPPKELKIRLIKVESGDRETFIASEVEEKRIPLGEITIKNTASEIIRSCKGARIKGKFKESYLLPTLSVKPVMTMEHLIPREKLNPPTPSIYLESKRDAFSPVLLQFCTDPKNPITVIRGLAGSLRLNLGLFSTKSLVEANGEHAVEVRTQVQQPADENWDPSGTGQIWPCESSRSHTTIAKYAQYQASSFQESLQEEKGSDDEDYDDEVEKKPVINSDSTGSNSTISGSSSEQKPVGKIIKFGTNIDLSDPKRWKPQLQELQKLPAFMRVSSSGNMLSHVGHTILGMNSVQLYMKVPGSRTPGHQENNNFCSVNINIGPGDCEWFAVHENYWESISNICEKHGVDYLTGSWWPVLEDLYSSNIPVYRFIQRPGDLVWINAGTVHWVQAVGWCNNIAWNVGPLNAYQYQLALERFEWNEVKKVKSIVPMIHVSWNVARTVKITDPDTYKMIKHCLLQSLKHIQILRDQLVAAGKKISYQSRVKDEPAYYCNECDVEVFNLLFVTSENGSKKLYVVHCEDCARQRSPNLSNVVVLEQYRIEDLMNTYDTFSLAFSSR; from the exons ATGCCTCCAATCCCAGACTTGTGGGAACAGTctcaacaacagcagcaacaaccaCCCAGGGGCCCTTACTCTCATCCTGGCCAGTTAAAACGGCCAGCACCCCCTCTGGGAGAGCACTCGGTCATCCAGCACACCCCTCTTTCCCTAAACAGGCCTAATGAGGACTGTCCCAGCCCAAGCAAGAGGAAGAGGAGTTCTGACTCAGATCAG CGCATGATAGGCACCCACCAATACTCAGGCTCAGTGGGAACTTCACTGCCCTTGCTGCAGCAGCCTCAGTCACATTATCCTCCTCTGCAAAAGGGGGCAACAACTTGGACCCCAGTAGAATGCAAGACGGACCACAATGAGTTTCAG GACTTGTGCAAACAAGACATAGGTGActgcagctacaaacagttcCCATCCTCCAAACCTTCACCCATCTCTCCACCTCCCATCACTTCCACCAGGGGCTATGAACAAGGCCGTGGTCCTCCGCCCCAACCCCTTAAGCCTTCTCAATCAACACAATCTCTGGGGTCCTCCTCTCACAATGTCCGCCTCCACCAAACATTCCCCTTCCCTGACAGCAAGCCTTCTGCTCAGACTCCTGGGGAGCACCAGGTCATTCCCACCCACAAAGTGCATCCTTCTGGGATGAGGTCTACTGGCAGCCATGCACCCATGCCACATCCTTCATCGTCCTTGGCTGATAGAGAACGCCCTGTCCCCACACCAGCACACCACACCGCAGTGCCTTACAGCCACCCCAAATTCCAGCCCCATCCAAGGCTGGTTTCCACCACCAGCCCCTCTTCCAACAGTGGGACACAGGCCGCAGCACCTCAATGCAACCCTCATAAGCCGTGGAGGAACCAGATCAAACATGATAACCAGGCCTCA GAGCTGGGTCCTTATCGCAGATCAGTGGACTCTCAGGTTTCCTCTTCATCTCTGCAGCAACAGCAGAGTAGAACTGGGCAAAATCAGGATGAAGGCACCTCTCAGGCTCGGGCACCAGTCATCACCTCCACAATGCCTTCCTTGGAACCTTCAGGTCCTCCTTGTTCTGTGGGACTCTACAGTAGTGTGGACACTGTACCCACCATGAGCTCAGTGAACCCTACTAATGGTTCTGCGGTCAGCACTGTTAAAAGCTGGGAGACTGCAGACCCTTCAGCGCTAGTCTCAAACCCCAGTCCGACTCCATCTGCACAAGGTCTCCCACACCAGGAATATCAGAGAGCCCAATCTGGCACCACAAGCCATCCAAACCACCAACAAAAGGCAAAAATTCAGCATCAGGAACACTATCTACCCCACCAAGGGCAGGACAGACCCCATTACACCCCTAAAGTGTCCTCAGCTCCTTCCTCTCTCAGCTCAGGGTTTCAGAGATCAGGTAATAGTGTCATCACCAGCAAGTCCACTGACAACCTCTTGCAGGCTGCAAGTTCACCCCTTCATCACACACAGCCTGCAGTGTCCATCACTGTGAACACAGCCCCTCAACAACAGTCTGACTCTTTGCATCATGAACTGCCTCACCAGGCAGCCCCAGTCTTATCTCAGGTGCCACCTGCCCAAACATATCAAAGGCCATGTCATCAACCTACCATCTCTAGCCCCCAGTCCATTGAGGAAGCACTCGAAAAGCTTGATGCTGAGCTTCAGGACCATATGCGAGCtgaagagagaaggaaggaacaggaggaagaagagagaaaacacaacagggagAGTAACAAAGTAAGAAACAAGAAGTTAAATGAGGAGTCTGCAACTGAGAATCTGGAGAGCTTGCTGAAAAATAATGCTACTGATCCACCCCCTCCATGTCTGTCTCCAGCCATTACACCTTCCACGGTTTCACCCCCAACCCAGACATCTCCACCTTTTCCCTGGCTGAGCAGGGGAGGTGTGCCTACACGTCAGCTGGCAACTGGTGCAAATCCTGTAGAAAGGTCTCGACCACCTCCTCTCACCCCTCAAACAGACTATGCCCGTGaaaagcagagacagagagagcaatgGAATGCTTCGGTCACTCCTACTTCACAGAATACCTCAGGGATTCCGACATCTATATATTCCTCCAAACCTGTCCCAACAGATTCttcaaataaaacaatacagacAACCTCCTGTTCATCCAAAGTCTCTACCATGCAGAAGAGCTCTCATAACATCAAGGCTGTGGGTTCTGTCTCAAACCCTCCAAACCTGCGAGAACCCCCCAAACTCTACCAGGCTTTTCCCAGGGACACTCTACCATCTTCCTCACCAAAAGACACAAGTCAAGCCAATCTCCACAAGCAGGTAAGTGGCGGGCTAGGCAGTTTAGGCAGCACTGCCAGTAGCTCCAGTGGGGATTCAGATAGTGCCCAGTTTGAAGAGGAACCATCCGAGCTCTTGCCTGATGGTTTGGCAAACATTATGAAGATGTTGGATGAGTCCATTAAGAAGGAGGAGGAACTATACTCTGGCCAGAGTGGTGGGCAGCCTGACCCAGAGCTACCATTTTCTCTTACAATGGCACCCATTAAGAGTTATTCGTTTGCCCCTGACCTCATGCCTGCCCTGAAACAACCATCTACAGATGATTATTCAACTGACACCCATGCTAGCCCACCTGTCCTGAGTCGTCAGGGATCTTTGGCATCCCCTTGCAGCCGTACGTCTTCGCTTGAAGAAGAGGAGGATACActaaaaataatccaaaaatcTGACAGCACTGTCAGTACTCAATCTCAAGATAGTGGTGGCATCACAGGAAGTAGTTATCGCCATAGTGACTTGGCCAAGCTTTATGGACTATCAGAGGGAGTGAAGAGTGagtgtgaggaggaggaggaggaagaggcagAACAAGAAGACGATACACCTTCCTGTTCTCCACCACCTATGAGGCCACACCTACATCAGACGGGTGTGAACAGCATGTTTAAAAACTTAGCCTCTGTGCTGGAGAGGCAGAAGTATGCCTACCGTGGAGGACCATTTGGTCGACCACCTCCTTCAGCTCTGGTAGGAGTGAAGTACTCTTCATCACTTTCACTGGGCCCAGATATCTGCAGACAACAAAGCACTTCTCCTACATCAGGCTCAACCAATCACCCAGACTTTAGCCATCAAGCTCAACCCTCAATGAATTCTACCTCCGAACAAACCTATTCTCTCTCACCATCAGGATCAACaccagaaagaaaaggagatgtTATAGTCTGCCAGTCGGATCTCTCTGGATGTGAGGAGGAAGACGGATTGAGAAAGGGGCTGATGGATGAAGAAGATCCTAGTATTGTAAAGGACTCCACAGAGGTAGAGAGGAAGCCCAAGCTCACAACAATCTCAGAATCATCGCTTGCAGAGCTGGGTCGTAGTTGTGAGGTTATGCTAAATCGACACAATCTCCCCTCAATGGCATCATCAGACCACAATAAGAAACAGATGCTGAACATACctgagaaagacaggaagagagagcgGGACTGTAACCAGGAGAAGAAACACAAacgcagcagcagtagcagaaAACAtgaggaaaggaaagagaaaaagaaaaaacacagagaaaaacaagaaaatatgtCCCTGTCTTCTTCATCAAGCTCAAGCCGAAGGCACAAGGAGGGAAAACCACACAAAGAAAGAAGGGGCCACATAGACAGTCAGAAAAAGGAGCTCTGGGAGAAAGAacgagaaggagagaaaaagaaaaaaaaagaggaaggagGTGAAAAAGAGGAATGGGTATGCCGGAACAAGGAGAAGAGTTTTAAGGCAGGAAGTTCTTTACTGGATCATACATCATCTTCACCTGCATTGGGTTCTGCAGACTTTCAGAAGTTAAAGGCTCTGACAGATGGTCCACCCAAAGAGCTGAAGATTCGTCTGATAAAAGTGGAAAGTGGAGATAGAGAAACCTTCATTGCCTCTGAAGTTGAGGAGAAGAGAATTCCGCTCGGGGAGATCACCATCAAAAACACAGCCAGTGAAATCATCAGATCGTGCAA GGGTGCCCGCATTAAGGGGAAATTCAAGGAGTCCTATCTACTTCCAACTTTGTCTGTGAAACCTGTTATGACCATGGAGCATCTGATCCCACGGGAAAAGCTCAACCCTCCTACACCCAGTATCTAT CTGGAGAGCAAGAGGGATGCTTTCTCTCCTGTCCTGCTTCAGTTCTGCACAGACCCCAAGAACCCCATTACTGTCATCAGAGGACTAGCGGGCTCTCTCAGACTGA ATTTGGGTCTCTTCTCCACAAAGTCGCTGGTGGAGGCAAATGGAGAACATGCAGTGGAGGTGAGAACTCAGGTGCAGCAGCCAGCTGATGAGAACTGGGATCCCAGTGGCACTGGGCAAATCTGGCCATGCGAGAGCAGCCGATCACACACCACCATAGCCAAATATGCCCAGTACCAGGCCTCCAGCTTCCAGGAAAGCCTACAG GAAGAGAAAGgcagtgatgatgaagattatgATGATGAAGTTGAGAAGAAACCTGTCATTAACTCAGACAGCACAGGCAGCAACTCCACAATCTCAGGCTCGAG CTCAGAGCAGAAACCTGTGGGTAAAATCATCAAATTTGGTACTAACATTGACCTCTCTGATCCCAAGAG GTGGAAGCCCCAGCTACAGGAGCTGCAGAAGTTGCCAGCATTCATGCGTGTGTCCTCTAGTGGGAATATGCTCAGTCATGTAGGCCACACCATCCTAGGCATGAACAGTGTACAGCTTTACATGAAGGTCCCTGGCAGTCGCACACCAG GTCACCAGGAGAATAATAATTTCTGCtctgtgaacattaacattgGCCCTGGAGACTGTGAGTGGTTTGCTGTCCATGAAAACTACTGGGAATCCATCAGCAATATATGTGAGAA GCATGGAGTAGATTATTTGACTGGCTCATGGTGGCCAGTGTTGGAAGATCTCTACAGCTCCAATATTCCAGTGTACCGCTTCATCCAGAGGCCTGGAGACTTGGTGTGGATCAATGCAGGCACCGTGCACTGGGTCCAGGCTGTGGGTTGGTGCAATAACATTGCATGGAACGTGGGTCCACTGAATG CGTACCAGTATCAGTTGGCTTTGGAAAGGTTTGAATGGAATGAGGTGAAGAAGGTCAAGTCCATCGTGCCCATGATCCACGTTTCCTGGAATGTCGCCCGCACAGTTAAAATTACAGACCCCGACACTTACAAGATGATTAA ACACTGTCTCCTGCAGTCCCTGAAGCACATTCAAATTCTGAGAGACCAGCTGGTAGCTGCAGGGAAGAAGATCTCTTACCAGAGCAGAGTAAAAGACGAACCAGCCTACTATTGCAATGAGTGTGAT GTGGAGGTTTTTAACCTGCTGTTTGTGACGAGTGAGAACGGCAGTAAGAAGTTGTATGTGGTGCACTGTGAGGACTGTGCTAGGCAACGCAGCCCCAATCTCTCCAACGTAGTGGTGCTGGAACAATACCGTATCGAGGACCTGATGAACACCTATGACACCTTCAGCTTG gccTTCAGCTCTCGGTGA